A window of the Lagenorhynchus albirostris chromosome 1, mLagAlb1.1, whole genome shotgun sequence genome harbors these coding sequences:
- the PARP2 gene encoding poly [ADP-ribose] polymerase 2 isoform X1 — protein MAARRRRGTGDSRARAERVNNGKTATEDPPPAKKIRKCQKMKKEPVAGGKADNERTENKQESVKTLLLKGKAPVDPECTAKVGKAHVYCEGNDIYDVMLNQTNLQFNNNKYYLIQLLEDDAQRNFCVWMRWGRVGKMGQHSLVACSGDLNKAKEIFQKKFLDKTKNNWEDREKFEKVPGKYDMLQMDYTTNTQSEEETNKGESLKSQLKPESQLDLRVQELIKLICNVQAMEEMMVEMKYDTKKAPLGKLTVAQIKAGYQSLKKIEDCIRAGQHGRALMEACNEFYTRIPHDFGLRTPPLIRTEKELSDKVQLLEALGDIEIAIKLVRTELQSPEHPLDQHYRKLHCALHPLDHESYEFKVISQYLQSTHAPTHSDYTMTLLDVFEVEKEGEKEAFREDLHNRMLLWHGSRLSNWVGILSHGLRIAPPEAPITGYMFGKGIYFADMSSKSANYCFATRLKDTGLLLLSEVALGQCNELLGANPEAEGLLQGKHSTKGLGKMAPSPTCAITLNGSTVPLGPASDTGILNPEGYTLNYNEFIVYNPNQVHMRYLLKVRFNFLQLW, from the exons ATGGCAGCTCGGCGGCGGCGGGGGACAGGCGACAGCCGGGCGCGAG CTGAAAGAGTTAATAATGGCAAAACAGCTACAGAAGACCCTCCACCTGCAAAGAAAATTCGAAAATGCCAGAAGATGAAAAAGGAGCCTGTGGCTGGAGGAAAGGCTGATAATGAGAGGACGGAAAACAAGCAAG AGTCTGTAAAGACCTTGCTGTTAAAGGGCAAAGCTCCAGTGGACCCAGAGTGCACAGCCAAGGTGGGGAAG gCCCATGTATACTGTGAAGGAAATGATATCTATGATGTCATGCTAAATCAG ACCAATCTCCAGTTCAACAACAACAAGTATTATCTGATCCAGCTGTTAGAAGATGATGCACAGAGGAACTTCTGTGTTTGGATGAGATGGGGCCGAG TTGGAAAAATGGGGCAGCACAGCTTGGTGGCTTGTTCTGGGGACCTCAACAAGGCCAAGGAAATCTTTCAAAAGAA ATTCcttgacaaaacaaaaaataattgggAGGATCGTGAGAAGTTTGAGAAGGTGCCTGGAAAATATGATATGCTACAAATGGACTATACCACCAATACTCAG agTGAAGAGGAAACAAATAAAGGTGAATCTCTCAAATCCCAGTTGAAACCAGAGTCACAGCTAGATCTTCGTGTACAGGAGCTGATAAAGTTGATCTGTAATGTCCAGGCCATGGAAGAGATGATGGTAGAAATGAAATATGATACCAAGAAAGCCCCACTTG GGAAGCTGACAGTGGCACAAATCAAGGCAGGTTACCAGTCTCTTAAGAAGATTGAGGATTGTATTCGGGCTGGCCAGCATGGACGAGCTCTCATGGAAGCATGCAATGAATTCTACACCAGAATACCACATGACTTTGG ACTCCGTACCCCTCCATTAATCCGGACAGAGAAAGAGTTGTCAGACAAAGTACAGCTACTAGAG GCTTTGGGAGACATTGAAATTGCCATTAAACTGGTGAGGACAGAACTGCAGAGCCCAGAACACCCACTGGACCAACACTATAGAAAACTACATTGTGCTTTGCACCCTTTAGACCATGAGAGTTATGAGTTCAAA GTGATTTCCCAGTACCTGCAGTCTACGCATGCTCCCACACACAGTGACTATACCATGACCTTGCTGGATGTATTTGAAGTAGAGAAGGAGGGTGAGAAAGAAGCCTTCAGAGAGGACCTTCATAACAG GATGCTGCTATGGCATGGTTCCAGGCTGAGTAACTGGGTGGGAATCCTGAGCCACGGGCTTCGAATCGCCCCACCTGAGGCTCCCATCACAGGTTACATG TTTGGAAAAGGAATCTACTTTGCTGACATGTCTTCCAAGAGTGCCAATTACTGCTTTGCCACTCGCCTAAAGGATACTGGACTGCTGCTCCTGTCAGAG GTAGCTCTAGGTCAGTGTAATGAGCTACTAGGGGCCAATCCAGAGGCAGAAGGACTACTTCAGGGCAAACACAGCACCAAGGGGCTAGGCAAGATGGCTCCCAGTCCTACGTGCGCCATCACCTT GAATGGGAGTACAGTGCCCTTAGGACCAGCAAGTGACACAGGAATTCTGAATCCAGAGGGTTATACCCTCAACTACAACGAATTTATTGTCTATAACCCCAACCAGGTCCATATGCGATACCTTCTAAAGGTTCGATTTAATTTCCTGCAGCTGTGGTGA
- the PARP2 gene encoding poly [ADP-ribose] polymerase 2 isoform X2 — MRGRKTSKAHVYCEGNDIYDVMLNQTNLQFNNNKYYLIQLLEDDAQRNFCVWMRWGRVGKMGQHSLVACSGDLNKAKEIFQKKFLDKTKNNWEDREKFEKVPGKYDMLQMDYTTNTQSEEETNKGESLKSQLKPESQLDLRVQELIKLICNVQAMEEMMVEMKYDTKKAPLGKLTVAQIKAGYQSLKKIEDCIRAGQHGRALMEACNEFYTRIPHDFGLRTPPLIRTEKELSDKVQLLEALGDIEIAIKLVRTELQSPEHPLDQHYRKLHCALHPLDHESYEFKVISQYLQSTHAPTHSDYTMTLLDVFEVEKEGEKEAFREDLHNRMLLWHGSRLSNWVGILSHGLRIAPPEAPITGYMFGKGIYFADMSSKSANYCFATRLKDTGLLLLSEVALGQCNELLGANPEAEGLLQGKHSTKGLGKMAPSPTCAITLNGSTVPLGPASDTGILNPEGYTLNYNEFIVYNPNQVHMRYLLKVRFNFLQLW; from the exons ATGAGAGGACGGAAAACAAGCAAG gCCCATGTATACTGTGAAGGAAATGATATCTATGATGTCATGCTAAATCAG ACCAATCTCCAGTTCAACAACAACAAGTATTATCTGATCCAGCTGTTAGAAGATGATGCACAGAGGAACTTCTGTGTTTGGATGAGATGGGGCCGAG TTGGAAAAATGGGGCAGCACAGCTTGGTGGCTTGTTCTGGGGACCTCAACAAGGCCAAGGAAATCTTTCAAAAGAA ATTCcttgacaaaacaaaaaataattgggAGGATCGTGAGAAGTTTGAGAAGGTGCCTGGAAAATATGATATGCTACAAATGGACTATACCACCAATACTCAG agTGAAGAGGAAACAAATAAAGGTGAATCTCTCAAATCCCAGTTGAAACCAGAGTCACAGCTAGATCTTCGTGTACAGGAGCTGATAAAGTTGATCTGTAATGTCCAGGCCATGGAAGAGATGATGGTAGAAATGAAATATGATACCAAGAAAGCCCCACTTG GGAAGCTGACAGTGGCACAAATCAAGGCAGGTTACCAGTCTCTTAAGAAGATTGAGGATTGTATTCGGGCTGGCCAGCATGGACGAGCTCTCATGGAAGCATGCAATGAATTCTACACCAGAATACCACATGACTTTGG ACTCCGTACCCCTCCATTAATCCGGACAGAGAAAGAGTTGTCAGACAAAGTACAGCTACTAGAG GCTTTGGGAGACATTGAAATTGCCATTAAACTGGTGAGGACAGAACTGCAGAGCCCAGAACACCCACTGGACCAACACTATAGAAAACTACATTGTGCTTTGCACCCTTTAGACCATGAGAGTTATGAGTTCAAA GTGATTTCCCAGTACCTGCAGTCTACGCATGCTCCCACACACAGTGACTATACCATGACCTTGCTGGATGTATTTGAAGTAGAGAAGGAGGGTGAGAAAGAAGCCTTCAGAGAGGACCTTCATAACAG GATGCTGCTATGGCATGGTTCCAGGCTGAGTAACTGGGTGGGAATCCTGAGCCACGGGCTTCGAATCGCCCCACCTGAGGCTCCCATCACAGGTTACATG TTTGGAAAAGGAATCTACTTTGCTGACATGTCTTCCAAGAGTGCCAATTACTGCTTTGCCACTCGCCTAAAGGATACTGGACTGCTGCTCCTGTCAGAG GTAGCTCTAGGTCAGTGTAATGAGCTACTAGGGGCCAATCCAGAGGCAGAAGGACTACTTCAGGGCAAACACAGCACCAAGGGGCTAGGCAAGATGGCTCCCAGTCCTACGTGCGCCATCACCTT GAATGGGAGTACAGTGCCCTTAGGACCAGCAAGTGACACAGGAATTCTGAATCCAGAGGGTTATACCCTCAACTACAACGAATTTATTGTCTATAACCCCAACCAGGTCCATATGCGATACCTTCTAAAGGTTCGATTTAATTTCCTGCAGCTGTGGTGA